The following proteins are co-located in the Flammeovirga kamogawensis genome:
- a CDS encoding dicarboxylate/amino acid:cation symporter has translation MKKLALHWKIIIGMVLGLLLGLFISFTGNAEFSNDWIKPFGTIFIRLLKLIAVPLVLISLVNGVASMTDLSKLSKMGGRAVLIYLVTTICAISIGLVLVNIFQPGAGFSEEMRANFLERFADSASNRVAQASEVQSRSPLQPLLDMVPGNIFNAMSSNSNMLQVIFFAILFGISLVAIPAEHGKAVKDFFGSLDKIILKMVDLIMQFAPYGVFALIASLITDFTGDDPSKATELLLTLGFYSLVVIMGLMIMVTAVYPTILKVFAKVNFSQFIKGIFPAQMMAFSTSSSAAALPVTMKQVEEELGVSEETTSFVLPLGATVNMDGTSLYQGVAAVFIAQVFGIELTMMDQVSIVITATLASIGSAAVPGAGIIMLIIVLEQVGLPTEGIALILAPDRILDMFRTVVNVTGDATVAILVDKSVGNHPSIENTIEED, from the coding sequence ATGAAAAAACTCGCACTTCATTGGAAAATAATCATCGGTATGGTTCTAGGGTTACTATTAGGGCTTTTTATAAGTTTTACTGGTAATGCAGAGTTTTCTAATGATTGGATTAAACCTTTTGGAACAATATTCATTCGCCTTCTTAAATTAATAGCAGTACCATTAGTACTAATATCTTTGGTAAACGGTGTTGCATCAATGACCGATCTATCCAAATTATCTAAAATGGGTGGCCGTGCCGTATTGATTTATTTAGTAACAACTATATGTGCTATCTCTATAGGGTTAGTACTCGTAAATATATTCCAACCGGGTGCAGGATTCTCTGAAGAAATGAGAGCAAACTTTTTAGAAAGATTTGCAGATAGTGCATCAAACAGAGTTGCTCAGGCAAGTGAAGTACAATCAAGAAGTCCTTTACAACCTCTTTTAGATATGGTACCAGGTAACATATTTAATGCAATGAGTAGTAATAGTAATATGCTACAAGTAATTTTCTTTGCTATCCTTTTCGGAATATCCTTAGTTGCTATTCCTGCAGAACATGGTAAAGCAGTAAAAGATTTCTTTGGCAGCTTAGATAAAATCATTTTAAAAATGGTTGATTTAATCATGCAATTTGCTCCTTATGGTGTCTTTGCTTTAATTGCTTCTCTTATTACAGATTTCACGGGTGATGACCCCTCTAAAGCAACTGAACTATTGCTTACACTAGGCTTTTACTCATTAGTTGTAATAATGGGGTTAATGATAATGGTAACAGCTGTTTACCCAACTATTCTAAAAGTTTTTGCTAAAGTAAATTTCTCGCAATTTATAAAAGGTATCTTCCCTGCTCAGATGATGGCATTTTCTACTAGTTCAAGTGCTGCAGCATTGCCTGTAACAATGAAACAGGTGGAAGAAGAATTAGGTGTATCTGAAGAAACAACAAGTTTTGTACTCCCATTAGGTGCAACTGTAAACATGGATGGCACAAGTTTATACCAAGGAGTAGCGGCAGTTTTTATTGCCCAAGTTTTTGGTATTGAACTCACAATGATGGACCAAGTATCTATTGTAATTACTGCAACTTTGGCCTCTATTGGTTCTGCAGCAGTTCCTGGTGCAGGAATTATTATGCTAATTATTGTATTAGAACAAGTTGGCTTACCTACAGAAGGTATTGCATTAATTCTTGCTCCAGATAGAATATTAGATATGTTTAGAACCGTAGTAAACGTTACAGGAGATGCCACAGTAGCTATTTTAGTAGATAAATCTGTAGGTAATCATCCATCAATTGAAAACACAATAGAAGAAGATTAA
- a CDS encoding o-succinylbenzoate synthase, translating into MLQFSYQKRVLDFNFPAKTSRGSITTKNCFLISVFDTDEPNIVGWGECNTLKGLSIDYFEDYEERLKLVLDKINKLPLSFATLSDFLDKEVYPSIFFALETALLDLSNGGKKKIYTNSFYKGTPIPINGLVWMGDKAFMKQQIDEKLAKGFDCIKVKVGALNFEDELQLLKYIRSEYSPEEITLRVDANGAFAVGEAMEKLKRLSAYSLHSIEQPIWAGQWDEMAELCSTTPIPIALDEELIGIKTAHQQKLLETINPQYIILKPALVGGLEASKTWIALAEKQHIPWWMTSALESNIGLNAIAQFTANYVIDKPHGLGTGQLYHNNYASPLTVSSGTLFYDKEKKWEV; encoded by the coding sequence ATGCTTCAATTTAGTTATCAAAAAAGAGTACTTGACTTTAATTTCCCCGCTAAAACATCTAGAGGGTCAATTACAACAAAGAATTGTTTTCTTATTTCTGTTTTTGATACAGATGAACCAAACATAGTAGGTTGGGGAGAATGTAATACATTAAAAGGGTTGAGTATTGATTATTTTGAAGATTATGAAGAACGTTTAAAGTTAGTACTTGATAAGATCAATAAGTTGCCTTTATCCTTTGCTACATTAAGTGATTTTTTAGATAAAGAGGTTTACCCAAGTATATTCTTCGCATTAGAAACTGCTTTGTTAGATTTATCTAATGGAGGAAAGAAAAAAATTTATACTAACAGTTTTTATAAAGGGACACCAATTCCTATTAATGGGTTAGTTTGGATGGGAGATAAAGCTTTCATGAAACAACAAATTGATGAGAAATTGGCCAAAGGCTTTGATTGTATAAAGGTAAAAGTAGGAGCTTTAAATTTTGAAGACGAATTACAATTACTTAAATATATACGGTCTGAATATTCTCCAGAAGAAATCACATTACGTGTAGATGCAAATGGAGCATTTGCAGTGGGTGAGGCAATGGAAAAGTTAAAACGACTATCTGCCTATTCACTCCATTCTATCGAACAGCCCATCTGGGCAGGGCAATGGGATGAAATGGCTGAACTATGTAGCACAACACCAATACCAATTGCTTTAGATGAAGAGCTGATAGGTATAAAAACAGCACATCAGCAGAAATTATTAGAAACTATAAATCCACAATACATTATTTTAAAACCTGCTTTAGTTGGTGGCTTAGAAGCTTCTAAAACTTGGATAGCATTGGCAGAAAAGCAACATATACCTTGGTGGATGACCTCTGCTTTAGAATCAAATATTGGTTTAAATGCAATTGCACAATTTACAGCAAACTATGTAATAGATAAACCACATGGACTTGGTACTGGGCAATTGTATCATAATAATTACGCTTCGCCATTAACAGTTTCATCAGGTACTTTATTTTATGATAAAGAAAAAAAATGGGAAGTTTAG
- the floA gene encoding flotillin-like protein FloA (flotillin-like protein involved in membrane lipid rafts): MSLSIIAVFLVLGIAGFFTLMYFVPVNLWITAIFSGVRISLLSLVTMRIRKVPPKIIVNSMITATKAGLDLNTAELETHYLAGGHVPSVIKALISAEKANIPLSFKLAAAVDLAGRDVFEAVQISVNPQVINTPNVSAVAQDGIQLVAKARVTVRANIAQLVGGAGEETILARVGEGIVTSIGSSLSHKEVLENPDKISRLVLEKGLDSGTAFEILSIDIADIDIGDNIGAKLQIDQADADLKVAEAKAEERRAMAVAVEQEMKARTQESRAKVIEAEAEVPRAIAEAFRSGNLGIMDYYKLKNLQADTTMRDSIAESSKDDQTSYKNSADDDDDE; this comes from the coding sequence ATGAGCTTATCAATTATCGCTGTATTTTTAGTTCTAGGTATTGCAGGCTTTTTTACATTAATGTATTTTGTTCCTGTTAACCTATGGATTACAGCAATTTTTTCTGGTGTTCGAATTAGTTTACTAAGTTTAGTAACTATGAGGATTCGTAAAGTGCCCCCAAAGATTATCGTTAACTCTATGATTACTGCAACTAAAGCTGGTTTAGACCTAAATACTGCAGAATTAGAAACTCATTATCTTGCAGGTGGTCATGTACCTTCTGTAATTAAGGCATTAATTTCAGCAGAGAAGGCAAATATTCCTTTATCGTTTAAATTAGCAGCTGCAGTAGATTTAGCAGGTAGAGATGTATTTGAAGCTGTTCAGATTTCTGTAAATCCACAAGTGATTAATACACCAAATGTTTCTGCTGTAGCACAAGATGGTATTCAACTTGTAGCAAAAGCAAGAGTTACTGTACGTGCAAATATTGCTCAGTTAGTTGGTGGTGCAGGTGAAGAAACAATACTTGCTCGTGTAGGTGAGGGTATTGTAACTTCTATTGGTTCTTCTCTATCGCACAAAGAAGTATTAGAAAACCCTGATAAGATTTCACGTCTAGTTTTAGAAAAGGGATTAGATTCTGGAACTGCTTTTGAAATTCTTTCTATTGATATTGCAGATATTGATATTGGAGATAACATTGGAGCAAAATTACAAATTGATCAAGCAGATGCTGATTTAAAGGTTGCAGAAGCAAAAGCAGAAGAGCGTAGAGCGATGGCTGTAGCTGTTGAACAAGAAATGAAGGCAAGAACGCAAGAGTCTAGAGCTAAAGTGATTGAAGCTGAAGCAGAGGTGCCTCGTGCAATTGCAGAAGCGTTTAGAAGTGGTAATTTAGGAATTATGGATTACTACAAGTTAAAAAACTTACAGGCTGATACTACGATGCGTGATTCTATTGCTGAATCTAGCAAAGATGATCAAACAAGCTATAAGAACAGTGCAGATGATGATGATGATGAATAA
- a CDS encoding peptide MFS transporter, whose product MSKSASQSHPKGLYTLFATEFWERFSYYGMRGFFVLYLTATLAKGGFGLEKTEAYSIYGIFTALVYVTPIIGGILADKLIGQRKSIYVGALLMAIGQFTMALSVTDMHDMFLTRQMSLYLGLGLLITGNGFFKPNISTMVGGLYSSNDPNKDNGFTIFYMGINLGAFVTNFVGGSLAENVGWQYGFMAAGIGMVISTIWFFLRETSVVSGETGLPVGLPPKDDPHKKNKLEGKDWTSILSYVVGLTVFSYIIVHFLINVDADIINTIVGIIGIGGFAYLSYTIYQNTEGATQWSRVGVILALAIFNIVFWSGFEQAGTSFNTFANEYTDRNVMGFEVPASWFQSINAVFIIILAPLFTVIWGKLSDMKLNPRTPYKFAWSLVFLAIGFGIMAIANDTYNASNALISPMWLVMVYFFHTVGELCMSPIGLSMITKLSPPKIVSVMMGLWMGSIALGNFFAAQMTAISEYYEFDTFYFITVYALVAAALAFVVSPFLTKMMKGIH is encoded by the coding sequence GTGAGTAAATCAGCTTCACAAAGTCACCCTAAGGGACTTTATACTTTATTTGCAACCGAGTTCTGGGAAAGATTCAGTTACTACGGGATGCGAGGATTTTTTGTTTTATACCTTACAGCAACACTAGCAAAAGGAGGATTTGGACTCGAAAAAACAGAGGCCTATAGCATCTATGGTATTTTCACAGCATTAGTATACGTAACTCCAATTATTGGCGGTATTCTGGCAGATAAATTAATTGGACAGAGGAAATCGATTTATGTTGGTGCCCTTCTAATGGCTATTGGTCAGTTTACTATGGCATTATCTGTAACAGATATGCATGATATGTTTTTAACACGTCAGATGTCGTTATACTTAGGTTTAGGATTACTTATTACTGGTAACGGTTTCTTTAAGCCAAACATTTCGACAATGGTTGGTGGTTTATATAGTTCAAACGACCCAAATAAAGATAACGGGTTTACAATTTTTTACATGGGTATCAACTTAGGTGCATTTGTAACAAACTTTGTAGGTGGTTCTCTTGCAGAAAATGTTGGTTGGCAATATGGCTTTATGGCAGCAGGTATAGGTATGGTTATCTCAACTATTTGGTTTTTCTTAAGAGAAACTTCTGTTGTTAGTGGAGAAACTGGTCTTCCTGTAGGTTTACCTCCTAAAGATGACCCACATAAAAAGAATAAATTAGAAGGTAAAGATTGGACTTCTATCCTATCTTATGTAGTTGGTTTAACGGTATTCTCTTACATTATTGTCCATTTCTTAATTAATGTAGATGCAGATATTATTAATACTATTGTAGGTATTATTGGTATTGGTGGTTTTGCGTATTTAAGTTATACAATTTATCAGAATACAGAAGGAGCTACACAATGGAGTCGTGTAGGTGTAATTTTAGCCTTAGCAATTTTCAATATTGTATTCTGGTCTGGTTTTGAGCAAGCGGGTACATCTTTTAATACTTTTGCAAATGAATACACTGATAGAAATGTAATGGGATTTGAAGTTCCTGCTTCATGGTTCCAATCTATTAATGCTGTATTCATTATTATTTTAGCACCTTTATTCACTGTTATCTGGGGCAAGCTTTCTGATATGAAACTAAACCCAAGAACACCTTATAAATTTGCTTGGTCATTAGTTTTCTTAGCAATTGGATTTGGTATTATGGCAATCGCTAATGATACATATAATGCTTCTAATGCATTAATATCTCCAATGTGGTTAGTAATGGTATACTTCTTCCATACTGTTGGTGAGTTATGTATGTCTCCTATTGGACTATCTATGATTACAAAATTATCTCCACCAAAAATCGTTTCAGTAATGATGGGACTTTGGATGGGATCAATTGCATTAGGTAACTTCTTTGCAGCACAAATGACTGCAATTTCAGAATATTATGAATTTGACACTTTCTACTTCATTACAGTTTATGCATTGGTTGCAGCAGCATTAGCTTTTGTTGTTTCACCATTCTTAACAAAAATGATGAAAGGTATTCACTAA
- a CDS encoding SPOR domain-containing protein, which yields MRISITKYLISSLYIFLLVSCSVEQFDTEKPFSIKIASFREYDNLENALERVSDMGLKPYTISQTSTEGGKWYHIMIGAEKTLEDALSLKMTIEDNHRMSNLEIQNYNKLQKQLLEVEEDEIDNYPVTWSALDLVSQLPYTPYFRLKSVKSLHYYHDINHRQSTVSRNISFDLPRGLSIRQFQKDVDEIVEGVYVDPLYGNTITIHLIKLHEKHKLGDEVAKTISERILNSKRYNVQKMEPFSSGNNWDMTGHLVTINPKALKSYIVQESGSGLILALVQSTENNVNVLKQMVKLIGEEKSIESYNSVHRLLASLPNNLKTTERLIAFDFSTKESLRGKSALVERGETELEILITDTNRGNLLYQLENFNDESSTDRVFKTRYSSYLENSSIEKVLLGSRDAFIYKVRRRNPETRKMGEMPESIVFQNDREIGKISNIKQGIHTDKELVEKLSKFRLGDQYQISEPASAF from the coding sequence ATGAGAATCTCTATTACAAAGTACTTAATTTCTTCTTTATATATTTTTCTGCTAGTAAGCTGTTCTGTTGAACAATTTGATACGGAAAAGCCTTTTTCAATTAAGATAGCCTCTTTTAGAGAATATGATAATTTAGAAAATGCTCTTGAACGTGTCTCGGATATGGGACTTAAACCATATACAATTTCACAGACTTCAACAGAAGGAGGTAAGTGGTATCATATCATGATTGGTGCAGAAAAAACACTAGAAGATGCATTGTCTTTAAAAATGACAATAGAAGATAACCACCGAATGAGTAATCTTGAAATTCAGAATTACAACAAATTACAGAAACAATTATTGGAAGTTGAAGAAGATGAGATTGACAATTACCCCGTTACTTGGAGTGCTTTAGATCTTGTATCTCAATTGCCATATACACCTTATTTTAGATTGAAGAGTGTAAAATCTTTACACTATTATCATGATATTAATCACAGGCAAAGTACTGTAAGTAGAAATATATCATTTGATTTACCTCGTGGATTGTCAATTAGACAATTTCAAAAAGATGTTGATGAAATTGTTGAAGGGGTATATGTAGACCCTTTATATGGTAATACAATAACAATTCATCTTATAAAATTACACGAAAAACATAAACTTGGGGATGAGGTAGCCAAAACAATCTCTGAGCGAATTTTAAATTCTAAGAGGTACAATGTCCAAAAAATGGAACCGTTTTCTTCTGGTAATAATTGGGACATGACGGGGCATTTAGTGACAATTAACCCTAAAGCATTAAAATCTTATATAGTTCAAGAATCTGGTTCAGGACTTATTTTAGCCTTAGTACAATCAACAGAAAATAATGTGAATGTATTAAAGCAAATGGTGAAATTAATTGGTGAAGAAAAATCAATAGAATCTTATAATAGTGTGCATAGGTTACTTGCTTCTTTACCAAATAATTTAAAAACTACAGAGCGTTTAATTGCATTTGATTTTTCTACAAAGGAAAGTTTAAGAGGGAAATCGGCATTAGTTGAAAGAGGTGAAACAGAATTAGAAATTTTAATTACTGATACAAATAGAGGAAACTTATTATATCAGTTAGAAAACTTTAATGATGAGAGTTCTACTGATAGAGTGTTTAAAACACGTTATTCTTCTTATTTAGAAAATTCATCTATTGAAAAAGTTTTATTGGGTTCTAGAGATGCCTTTATTTATAAAGTAAGGAGACGAAACCCTGAAACTCGTAAAATGGGAGAAATGCCTGAATCTATTGTTTTTCAAAATGACAGAGAAATAGGAAAAATTTCTAATATTAAACAAGGAATCCATACGGATAAAGAATTGGTTGAAAAACTAAGTAAATTCCGTTTAGGTGATCAATATCAAATATCAGAACCAGCATCAGCTTTCTAA
- a CDS encoding peptidylprolyl isomerase — protein sequence MSKLNYSFKLNFLLVFICVLTSACTQDENLNEEKIIHFDNKFKDAKIRDIYNLRDQRNTLGVAEYLTSDSLKYRREALIAFGSIQDTTALPYCKKILEEENDISLKIAAAFAIGQISSPKLNDFMINYIVMHEAEEEVVEHLFEALGMCATDRAIVFMTGFVTLSVPIKRGIVKGLYKAIVWQNSTSLDAALQVMRIYSRSFSEGMEDDETREWCSSFFGKLNSEHTLEVFSSNIFDQARRNENELIRANFALAIKAFSKANGSASALQKILSSEKSSLVLINAIKATEAVKYTTVIDETISFLDNKDPIVATVAADVLYKKLGWNTSKQVYKIAKKIKYPNPRAKALKAVMEERNKQSEIYNFTKDLFENSNSVYEQCLLLEAMNESKLGKNIAFDTWKTTTSIPLKTKAIEIITANYAKQKSLSSSKGKELNKILVDALLTKDVGQIYTVCSFMSANVAKFKKYYPSVNQMDSVKKNLEIPLQVEAVIEIEKAIAAINQTTYKYEALKSNVGVKWEMIQNIKPNHLAKIYTNQGEITIQLKVEDAPATVAMFVDLVQQKFYNGLFFHRMVPNFVAQGGDPRGDGFGGLPYSIPSEFSLLEYQEGSLGIASAGKDTESCQFFFTEVPTHHLDGRYTIFAEVVEGLDVMHKLEYGDKMDSVVVLKDILPLAQ from the coding sequence ATGAGCAAACTCAATTACTCTTTTAAGTTAAATTTTTTACTAGTGTTTATATGTGTATTGACATCAGCTTGTACACAAGATGAAAACCTAAATGAAGAAAAAATAATTCACTTTGATAATAAGTTTAAAGACGCAAAGATTAGGGATATTTATAATCTAAGAGATCAGAGAAACACTTTGGGAGTAGCAGAATATTTAACATCAGATTCTTTAAAATATAGAAGAGAAGCATTAATCGCTTTTGGGTCTATACAAGATACAACAGCATTACCTTATTGTAAAAAGATTTTAGAGGAAGAAAATGATATTTCTTTGAAAATTGCAGCAGCTTTCGCTATAGGTCAAATATCATCACCGAAGTTAAACGATTTTATGATCAATTATATCGTGATGCATGAAGCAGAAGAGGAAGTTGTAGAGCACCTTTTTGAAGCGCTAGGGATGTGTGCAACTGATAGAGCTATTGTATTTATGACAGGTTTTGTTACTCTATCAGTACCTATAAAAAGAGGAATTGTTAAAGGATTATACAAAGCAATTGTATGGCAAAATAGTACATCTTTAGATGCTGCTTTACAAGTAATGAGAATCTATTCTAGAAGTTTTTCAGAAGGTATGGAAGATGATGAAACAAGAGAATGGTGTAGCTCTTTTTTCGGGAAACTTAATTCTGAGCATACTTTAGAGGTTTTTAGTTCTAATATTTTTGATCAGGCAAGGAGAAATGAAAATGAATTAATTCGAGCAAATTTTGCATTGGCAATTAAAGCGTTTTCAAAGGCAAATGGAAGTGCAAGTGCATTACAAAAAATTCTATCATCAGAAAAATCATCACTTGTTTTAATTAATGCTATTAAAGCAACAGAAGCAGTGAAATACACCACTGTAATTGATGAAACAATTTCTTTTTTAGACAATAAAGATCCAATTGTTGCAACTGTGGCTGCAGATGTTCTTTATAAAAAGCTTGGTTGGAACACATCAAAACAGGTATATAAAATTGCCAAAAAAATTAAATACCCTAATCCAAGAGCTAAAGCTTTAAAGGCTGTAATGGAAGAGAGAAACAAACAGTCTGAAATTTATAATTTTACAAAAGACCTTTTTGAAAATTCGAACTCGGTTTACGAGCAATGCTTGTTATTAGAAGCAATGAATGAATCAAAATTAGGGAAGAATATTGCCTTTGATACTTGGAAAACAACTACATCGATTCCATTAAAAACAAAAGCAATTGAAATTATAACTGCTAATTATGCAAAGCAGAAGTCACTTTCTTCTTCTAAAGGAAAAGAGCTCAATAAAATTTTGGTTGATGCTTTACTGACAAAAGATGTAGGTCAGATTTATACAGTTTGTTCTTTCATGTCAGCAAATGTAGCTAAATTTAAAAAATATTATCCTTCTGTTAATCAAATGGATAGTGTGAAAAAGAATTTAGAAATTCCTTTGCAAGTTGAAGCCGTGATAGAAATTGAGAAAGCAATTGCAGCGATCAATCAAACGACTTATAAATATGAAGCTCTTAAAAGTAATGTTGGGGTAAAGTGGGAAATGATTCAGAATATTAAGCCTAATCATTTAGCTAAGATTTATACCAACCAAGGTGAGATAACCATTCAGCTTAAAGTAGAAGATGCTCCTGCAACTGTTGCGATGTTTGTAGATTTAGTTCAACAAAAATTTTACAATGGTTTATTCTTTCATAGAATGGTGCCAAATTTTGTAGCTCAAGGTGGAGATCCTCGTGGAGATGGTTTTGGTGGTTTACCGTATTCTATTCCTTCAGAATTTTCTTTATTAGAATACCAAGAAGGTTCATTAGGTATTGCATCAGCAGGAAAAGATACCGAATCTTGTCAGTTTTTCTTTACAGAAGTTCCTACACATCATTTAGATGGCAGGTATACAATTTTTGCTGAAGTGGTTGAAGGATTAGATGTAATGCATAAATTAGAGTATGGGGATAAGATGGATTCTGTAGTGGTGCTTAAAGATATATTACCACTAGCACAATAA
- a CDS encoding peptidase U32 family protein, translated as MKSLELLAPAKNIEIGMSAINHGADAVYIGPKAFGARDAVGNSIQDIEKLTKHAHRYNANIFATMNTLLFDNELEAAHKQAWDLYHAGVDAIIIQDMGLLEMDLPPIPLHASTQTHNYDLEKVEFLEKVGFDRVVLARELSIKQIEDIGKKTNVELEAFVAGALCVSLSGQCYMSNNVGDRSANRGACGQPCRLPFDLVDNAGQMLANQKHLLSLKDLNLEDYVLPLARAGVKSFKIEGRLKDEAYVKNMVGNFRKRIDFVLDKYGNEFVSDSQGKTILDFEPAPEKTYNRGFSDYFYNDRHTEIVNYDTPKAIGDKIGVVKDVKANQYLIDTDKTLVPGDGLCFLDKHEKLQGMKVEHVDNDGWIKTSLVMGVRVGAEIFRNFDQQFNKELKAEKTVRKIEADVEMKWENSTVSLTIKDIYGNSHTDNYKEAFEVASNREKSEQNMTKSLKKSGNTIFLINSVSLPKGNLPFIPGGRLNQMRRDLIDALEAKRNKAYKQPARWNTEIDDTFPFPKKIQKWDHHGNVLNKLARVFYAKHGVTEIEEGFEGREDKSKLRLMTTKHCLRYQIGMCDEHETFVTPPENVQFPLYLKQKKNRYKLKFNCKDCVMTIDDSPEELV; from the coding sequence ATGAAGTCTTTAGAATTATTAGCTCCGGCTAAAAATATTGAAATTGGTATGTCTGCTATCAACCATGGTGCAGATGCTGTATATATAGGTCCAAAAGCTTTTGGTGCCCGTGATGCCGTTGGAAATAGTATCCAAGACATCGAAAAGTTAACAAAACACGCTCATCGATACAATGCAAATATCTTTGCTACGATGAACACTCTTCTTTTTGATAATGAATTAGAAGCAGCTCATAAACAAGCTTGGGATCTTTACCATGCTGGTGTAGATGCAATCATTATTCAAGATATGGGGCTTTTAGAGATGGACTTACCTCCTATCCCTTTACACGCAAGTACTCAAACTCACAACTATGATTTAGAAAAAGTTGAGTTTCTTGAGAAAGTAGGTTTTGACCGTGTCGTATTGGCTCGTGAGTTATCTATCAAGCAAATTGAAGATATTGGAAAGAAAACAAATGTAGAATTAGAAGCTTTTGTAGCTGGTGCACTTTGTGTTAGTTTAAGTGGACAATGCTATATGAGTAATAATGTTGGAGATCGTTCTGCTAACAGAGGTGCTTGTGGGCAACCATGTAGACTACCTTTTGATTTAGTAGATAATGCGGGCCAAATGTTAGCAAATCAAAAACATTTACTCTCTCTTAAAGATCTAAACTTAGAAGATTACGTACTTCCACTTGCAAGAGCTGGTGTAAAATCTTTTAAAATTGAAGGAAGATTAAAAGACGAAGCGTATGTAAAAAATATGGTAGGTAACTTCCGTAAACGTATTGACTTTGTATTAGATAAGTACGGTAATGAGTTTGTGAGTGATTCTCAAGGCAAAACTATTCTTGACTTTGAACCTGCTCCTGAAAAAACTTACAATAGAGGTTTTTCAGATTATTTCTATAATGATAGACACACTGAAATTGTAAATTACGATACACCTAAAGCAATTGGTGATAAAATTGGTGTGGTTAAAGATGTAAAAGCAAATCAATATTTAATAGATACTGATAAAACTTTAGTTCCTGGTGATGGTCTTTGCTTCTTAGATAAGCACGAGAAACTTCAAGGAATGAAAGTAGAACATGTTGATAACGATGGATGGATTAAAACATCTTTAGTAATGGGCGTTCGCGTAGGTGCTGAAATCTTTAGAAACTTCGATCAACAATTCAACAAAGAATTAAAAGCGGAAAAAACAGTTCGAAAGATTGAAGCTGATGTTGAAATGAAATGGGAAAACAGTACGGTATCGTTAACTATTAAAGATATTTACGGTAATTCCCATACAGATAATTACAAAGAAGCATTCGAGGTAGCCTCAAACAGAGAAAAGTCTGAACAAAATATGACTAAATCTCTTAAGAAATCTGGTAATACTATCTTTTTAATCAACTCTGTTTCTTTACCTAAAGGTAATTTACCATTTATTCCAGGTGGTCGTTTAAATCAAATGAGAAGAGATTTAATTGATGCTCTTGAAGCAAAAAGAAATAAAGCATACAAGCAACCTGCTCGTTGGAATACAGAAATTGATGACACTTTCCCATTCCCCAAAAAGATTCAAAAATGGGATCATCATGGAAATGTATTAAATAAACTTGCCAGAGTTTTTTATGCCAAACATGGAGTAACAGAAATTGAAGAAGGATTTGAAGGTCGTGAAGATAAAAGTAAACTTCGCCTAATGACTACAAAACATTGTTTGCGTTATCAAATTGGTATGTGTGATGAACATGAAACGTTTGTAACACCTCCTGAAAACGTACAATTTCCTCTTTATTTAAAACAAAAGAAAAATAGATATAAGTTAAAATTCAATTGTAAAGATTGTGTGATGACTATTGATGATTCTCCAGAAGAATTAGTATAA